GACAAATGGCCATGCAGATCCTGCTTTTCCAGTCTCTGTGTGGAGGCAACAAGGAcatgtgggtgaaatcctggcccttttgaagccagtggcaaaactcccaatgacttcagtaaggccaggatttcacccagacaTGCCAGATGTATACAGAGATATTTGCAAGATATCCTAAAACATTCTGTAGACAGGCTGCTCATCATCCATGGTTTCATTGGGAACAGAAGCAGGGAGTTATGCTGCAACGTTTGTCAATTTTCCAGGGAGAGAATTGCTATGACAATCAAACGTGTCCTCCTTGCTCATCACAGGTTTATGAAAAGAGGGACTGGAGTCAGATTTTCCATGTATGACTTTGCCTAGAGTGTAATCTAGACACACAGGGCAAAATCGCATACATGCATAACTCCCCTCCCAACTCCGCCAGGATAATTTTGAACCAGTTGACCTATATGGATATACACACTACATCTAACTGATTCAGCAGTATCCTTGACCCTCTTCACTGTCCGTGTCTACAAATGCAAAGTCGCATCAGATGGAACCCTAGTCTCCCTTAGGCACACTCCTGTgtactttccccccccccccccagagtaaATTTGGCTACTTTCACGTTACTTTCAAATTCCATGGAAaaattccattcacttcagtggcgGCAAGATCTAGCCCAAAGATTACCCCAGTTGCTTAATTCGGAAATAGGTTTTTATTCTCCCCCCGCTCCCACTGATGTCCTGTCTAAGTATAGATACATAGAGTTAAACTTTAATATAGATCGTTATTAAACCTATAATGTGACACTCGGACGTGCTCCCAGAAGAGCCCGCGTATAATTTCCGCGGAGCTCGTACACgaagtcctggccccattgaagtcaataggaggttttccactgattccagtgaggccaggatttcacctataaCTGCTTGTAGAGGCGCATTTGATCTACATTCTGCGCCATTCATAGAATGAGGTGCGTTTAATCTGGAAAAGTACTGaggtctctcccccccccttctggGTAATAAAGGCACTCATAATACACGCATGCGCCCTCCCCTTTTGTGAAAACGGTGTAATCATTCCGAGGCACCGCAACCCACAGCATTTTGAGATTCATATGAAGCTCCCCTCCCTAGAGGGCTCTACATGCTGTCGGGGAGTTCATACTACAGCACATTCATAGCAAGACAAAGGCTTGTGCTGACTTCTGTATCCTGTGAGGGAGGGCTGGGACAATGTGACTTCAGGGCAGTGGCGTTTCAGCATTGCCCCGATGGACCCTTGCACCTGCACACTTAATAGTTTTTTGCAGCATGTGAGAAAACGCGAGCGGAGTCcgatcctacaaggtgctgaacgCCCCCCAACTCCGTTAACTTTAAGAGGGGGGTTGCGGGCGCTCATcaccttgcaagattgggccctggGTGGCCTGATTTTGAATAGTGCTCTCATCTCCCATACCGAGCAACGGGGATGGTAGCGGACGAGCACTTTGCGAGATCAGCCCCTTCCAGCTGAGCCCTTTTTCTTTAAAGTAACCTCCAGTCCTGGGTTTTTCTCCATAGGGTTCCGCGGTTTAAACTGCCGCTGAACAGCGGGGACGGAAGGACCTGAATGAGTTAAGTAGCGCTCGAGTATCCCAAATGCTTTCAGGATTTTCTTGCTGTGAGAACTTGGAGCGAAGGATGACCGTGGAAGTCTTGCCGGAGTTACAACTGAGGAAGCTGCACGCGCGTTGCCGTGTGCGGTGGACTTCAGTAGCGCGTCGACTGCAGAATAAGATCCCGAGTTGCCAATGGGGATTGttctaattgttttgttttggggggagttgtcggaaaactgaaataaagttTCTTAGACATGGATCCAAAACGGTGTAGTGCCACCTATTCCTAACCTAGAATTCAAACACAGCCCCAATTGCCGTTATGGGGAgctatttttcattttggcaATCTGCATGGGTAGCATAGtacactacatttaaaaaaaaaacagaagcaagAAAACTCTGCTTCGTTTGGCATCACTTCAATACTCTGAGGATTTAATAGATATAGGTATAAAGTATCACAGGTGTATGTGTTATCTTTATCTTTAATATTTAAGAATTATACATAACATTTTAAATCCACAGCGTGGCACTGATACCAAGTCTGGTAGAATTTTCTTGCTTCTCTGAAGTGTTTTATCCACGCAAATTGCCAGACGAACTCCATTTTCCATattagtgattttttaaaaaaaaaatctactattGAAATACCCATGGTGTTCAATTTGACATTTTATAAGCTTTCCGACAACCTATCTCTAACATAACCTCAACTAATATATATTGAATTTTATATTAGAAAGTTTAACAACATTGAGAGACAAgggggtgagggaatatcttgtACTGGACCAATTTATATGtgagctccaaagcttgtctcttgacCATCAGaaggtccaataaaaaatattcccTCATCTCTCTAACATCCTGCGACCAACCTAGGACACTAGTGCAAACATAAAATAACCATCACTTTAGATTATCTGATTAACCCACTTTAATATTTTGCACGTGAATAATAACCGCTACTTAATCAGCTTAAGCAGTACTGAATGGGAAGCAGAAGCGATACACAAACATATTTATAAACTGTTCTTTCATTGATGTCCTTTGGGGGGGAAGCTGGTGTGCAGATAGCAATAATAACGAACATTCACACGCTCTTCAGCTGTTGTATTGGATGTCCCTGTTGCTTGTACCCATTGCTTATTTgcggattttaaaaacaaaacgcCATAATAATGGTCCCAATCCTggttccattaaaattaatggcaaaGCGCCTATTGATTTCATAATAGGAATATTTTCTAGAGATACACGTTCACATTGCTAGTATAAAATTCATAATTTGGAAAGGTTTCTGAATCTGAGTGTATTTTCAGAGTTTCCCTCCTGGTAGGGATTGGAATGGGATAATTAATGTGGGTGTATGCCTCGAAAGTAAAATTAGGCGGGAAAAGTTCCTCACACTATGAGGGACctaatttaaaataatctaaaTTAAAATATCGGAATGCAGAGCTGTCTGTTCTAGTACTGTTATGAATAAAAGCATTACTCTGTGATTTAGCATTGATCTATCACTTAGATCACTACAGAAACCAATAAGTCAACTTGCCTATTTTGAATCCTGTTATGAGAGGGGTCTAATACCAATCACAGGAACCACACTAGTTTATCTAAGAATTTAATATGCTGAATACaacatttccccctcctccccccactgtgaTGATATACAACATACTCTCCCGCTGCTTCATCTGCCCAGGGAGACTCTCTTGGTCGATAATAAGGAATATAAAGGTCCTTTACGCCATATTGTGAGGTTTTTGTAATTTGGGGGTTTTAATCTAAAAACCAGACACCAGAATCCTCGCAGTCCAGTTATTTAAAATAACTGTACACAAACACCTCTCCAATGTTCGTGTGCATATATCTCCCTTCGATCTAACTGGAAATAGTAGCTCTCCAGAGGTAAGCTATTAGCTTCATAAGAAGCTAATATTCTTCAAATCATTTGGTTCGCCCTAGAGGGCTCGATCCAATGTGTATTGGTATCCAGGGAAAGACTCCTATTAGTGTCAGTAAGTGTGGGATTAAGGGCCCATAATCCCGTTACCAATGCTGAGCAAATGGAACAGCAAGGGTTTTCTGACTGTAACAGAGTACAGCTAAGGAAAGGCTGCCATCCAATAAACAACATCCTCTTATTTTGATGAGTAAAATATACTCCTTTCTTTAAGTAAAAATTGAAAGCattcagcagcttgcaggatagGCTCCTTAAACAGTACGTACAACATAAAAACTTCCGAGGAAGCTATTTATGACTGTACTATGCATGTATTTATTGCTTATATAATGCATTTTAGCAGGGAAAATACTGATGGTTGCTCAGAGAGAGATCCGGCTCTAGATTCTAGAAAGTCAAGGGCTTTTAGCTGTAATGCAGGTTATTTAGCATCTTTAAATGAAGGGCTTgattcaaaacccattgaaggGGGTGGGAGGCGGGGGGAAACACTTTGAGTCACGCCCTAATGGGAACACTTGCAACTGATGCTGCTTGTGTGACATTTTAAGGAATATATTGTAGCTGTGCTGGGAAATTATATAGCATTGTTGCCGCCTTCCTAAAGGGTTTAATGGGAATGGAATCAGGCTGCCTACACGACTATGGGAttcttaggaaaaactttttcaccaagagggtggtgaaacactggaatgtgttacctagggaggtggtagaatctccttccttagaagtttttaaggtcaggcttgacaaagccctggctgggatgatttaattggggattggtcctgctttgagcagggggttggactagatgacctcctgaggtcccttccaaccctgatattctatgattccattgaTGTTAACAGGGAATTAGATCAGGCTCATGGTCCTGCCTGCTTTCTGGAAAGGTACCCCATTCCGTTCGGTTATAAGGTGGATAAGGTGGACACTCACTGGAGGAAAAAGCAGGCATGCCCCCAAGAGTGCTACCAGCTGGGGGCTGCACGCAGGCAGGATGTCTGCTCCATACAGTGCAACCTTACCGACCCTTTTACCGTGAAATCTTCTCTTGGAGCAACTTCACTGTAACTGGAAGAATAATCTGTTTGCCTGCTCGCTATAAAAGGAATCTGATTGTATCCAAGTTGAGTATCAAGCTGTTCCTCCAGAAGTGGGTTCTCTTTCTCTACACGCTATACAGTTTGACTGGAACCAAGGAGAGCAGCTGTTTTCTACCACAGCCTGTGAACCgtccatcccagccagggcagtcCCCGCGAGAGAACCACAAGGCTGCAGCTGCCTGGCGGATGGGTCACCGGATGCCGTAGAAaaacctggggtgaaatcctggctccactgaagttaacaggaaaatttccattgacttcagcggggcaaGCATTTAATGAGGCCCCTGTGGCTGAGCTGTTAGCCCCGCAGACGGCTGGCCACACGCCCGTGCCCTATGCCTGGGGCGGAGCGGCACCCCTTGCAGGCTGGGCGCGGAGGTAGCTGACCACTTGCTGATGCCCGCTCTcggcagctaggtcaatgggGAGGCGGCCCCATGTGTCCCGCAGATCCAAGCGAGCCCCGCCTCGGTGCAGCGCCACAAGGGTGTCCAGGAAACCTTCTCGCGCCGCATCGTGCACTGGGAGGGAGCCGGTGCGCGGGTCCGGCCGGTTGGGATCCGCtcctctctgcagcagcagctccgccACCTGGGTGTTTCCCATCATCATGACCTGGGAGGGAGAAGCCGTCAGTCAGCCTTGATCGATTTAGGGTTCGGTCTTGCTCTCCTAGCAAGAATCTCATTTGGTCTAATGGGAATGTTATCTGAGTTAAGGTCAGAGTCTGAGCCGCATTACGCTCTCTAGgcgttactctggatttacaccggCGTAAtggagaccagaatctggtcGCTTGACTTTGGAATTACACCTGTGTTCCAAGGAGGTAAATCTTCAGGGTGATATCCGGACCCCGTAGATGTCCATGACAGAACTGCCATTAGCATCAGTAGGGCAGGCTTTCTAGGGTTTTGTATATTTAGCTACTTGCATACGTTGCATAGCTCTTGAACtacataaatacataaaaagaaaaggaggagtacttgtggcaccttagagactaaccaatttatttgagcat
The sequence above is a segment of the Natator depressus isolate rNatDep1 chromosome 5, rNatDep2.hap1, whole genome shotgun sequence genome. Coding sequences within it:
- the LOC141987053 gene encoding cyclin-dependent kinase 4 inhibitor B-like is translated as MQAGAVAAGGERDLLANAAAQGDGQRVRLLLEAGVNPNTVNAFGRTPIQVMMMGNTQVAELLLQRGADPNRPDPRTGSLPVHDAAREGFLDTLVALHRGGARLDLRDTWGRLPIDLAAESGHQQVVSYLRAQPARGAAPPQA